A single genomic interval of uncultured Pseudodesulfovibrio sp. harbors:
- a CDS encoding tyrosine-type recombinase/integrase, whose amino-acid sequence MLHRYQIRQIKFKSGERHAVLIHPNGSVPFYPSYYAMSVSRIGKSVNTVVSELTAIKHLYTWADTTGVDLHESIVSGKMLSLSQIDSLVHACQLSYKNLVADIESSSTSANKVLELRAKFGDFVSSGTQSIRLNYIIKYLDWLIFELFKKSDAKNFSEVTEKKKDFLQCIKARIPNMRPDSYSAISTPKGYDLTVHRRILDVIEPTHPDNPWRGDFVRHRNCLYVNMCLALGLRLGDTESLEVTHIVRTANPPYLQIHRKPDNPEDPRIREPNIKTLPRTLVIERAWFHLLCDYIDIHRRKLPATKRHPFLFVSRSGQPISRDSARRIVTGLRQVDGIPDDITQHTLRHAWNERFSEICDERGVSPEQEAFARREYMGWSPSSGMPARYNRRRLKRKADEYSLEMQSKIIRKK is encoded by the coding sequence ATGCTTCATAGGTACCAAATCCGACAAATTAAATTTAAGTCCGGAGAACGTCATGCTGTTCTGATTCATCCAAATGGAAGCGTTCCATTTTACCCCTCGTATTATGCGATGAGCGTTTCTCGAATTGGGAAATCCGTAAATACCGTTGTATCTGAACTGACAGCTATCAAGCACCTATACACGTGGGCCGACACAACTGGAGTAGACCTTCACGAAAGCATTGTCTCTGGCAAGATGCTAAGTCTCTCTCAAATCGACAGCTTGGTCCATGCGTGCCAACTTTCGTATAAGAACCTCGTTGCGGACATTGAAAGTAGCTCCACTTCAGCCAACAAGGTCCTTGAACTACGGGCGAAGTTCGGTGACTTCGTTAGCTCAGGAACTCAAAGCATAAGGCTGAACTACATAATTAAATATCTCGACTGGCTCATCTTTGAACTTTTCAAAAAATCAGATGCCAAGAATTTTTCAGAAGTCACTGAGAAAAAGAAAGATTTTTTGCAATGCATTAAAGCACGAATTCCCAACATGAGGCCTGATAGCTACAGTGCCATAAGCACTCCAAAAGGGTATGATCTTACTGTACACCGCAGAATTCTTGATGTTATCGAACCTACACATCCAGACAACCCATGGCGAGGAGATTTCGTGCGCCACAGGAATTGTTTGTATGTAAACATGTGCCTCGCCCTAGGGTTGAGGCTGGGGGACACTGAAAGCCTAGAAGTAACACACATTGTCCGTACAGCGAATCCGCCATATCTCCAAATTCACAGGAAGCCAGACAACCCTGAAGATCCGCGTATTCGAGAACCAAATATAAAAACACTACCGCGAACATTAGTGATCGAACGAGCTTGGTTCCATCTTCTTTGCGACTACATAGATATTCATCGTCGCAAGCTCCCCGCAACGAAAAGGCATCCCTTTTTGTTTGTTTCGAGATCAGGGCAACCCATTTCGCGAGATTCTGCTCGCCGGATAGTTACTGGCCTAAGGCAGGTTGATGGAATTCCAGACGACATAACTCAGCACACCCTCAGGCACGCGTGGAACGAAAGATTCAGTGAGATTTGTGACGAGCGAGGTGTTTCACCAGAACAAGAAGCATTTGCTCGACGTGAATACATGGGATGGTCCCCTTCTTCGGGTATGCCTGCTCGTTACAACCGGCGGCGCTTAAAAAGAAAAGCCGATGAGTACTCTCTCGAAATGCAAAGTAAAATTATCCGGAAGAAATGA
- a CDS encoding site-specific integrase: MMPQLQPQFLELPTQATTRDGLEYDPSDDVWVFETASVIRRFYFNKIKNILSDELFLSFKKFFIHHLSNHHVSTSHLYMQILVSFISRLNITNMSEVKVSAIVSHINSDVPKHHKIYLPLLFKQLHELGLPGLELDAIRSLERIRAPKISHNYLTLSFDPIEGPYSEQESQNLHDEVDRVYGDELIDSKKYLLFLLCEVFGARPQQIIDLKIQDFLVKSRGEGVEYSLNIPRAKGKNRPRRSEFTERPLTPDFAHIIENWVDQVKDEFRALDDNTRYNLQELPFFPFWKRSKGVEPGFEYHSTYGSLNGHLKAVQKKIDVISERTGGKLNVTFYRSRRTLGTRMGANGASENEIAIVLDHSNTNSCKHYIQPGHELYWLMDKELSPYIDPLVQAFKGEVVERKNIFGTNQTYQEVRADDPRSGECGLCVRPSGCAIYGENDDPETLLTGLPFSCYRCWNFKAFDDLDIHEEHLAIMKKERDLHLRGYKQNGPATQPLIAMQFDVVIRAIEEVLSKILENDISTFDFGGAAYNA; the protein is encoded by the coding sequence ATGATGCCTCAACTTCAACCGCAGTTTCTCGAATTGCCAACCCAAGCTACAACGCGAGATGGGCTTGAGTATGATCCTAGTGATGACGTTTGGGTCTTTGAAACCGCGTCCGTTATCCGTCGGTTTTATTTCAATAAAATAAAAAATATCTTGTCAGACGAACTGTTTCTTAGCTTCAAAAAGTTTTTCATTCACCATCTTTCAAACCACCATGTGTCCACTAGCCACTTGTATATGCAAATTCTGGTTAGTTTTATCTCCAGATTGAACATCACTAACATGAGCGAAGTTAAAGTCAGTGCAATCGTTAGCCATATCAATTCAGATGTTCCTAAACATCATAAAATATATCTGCCTCTGCTTTTCAAACAGCTTCACGAGCTTGGCCTACCAGGCTTGGAGCTAGACGCCATAAGAAGCCTTGAACGAATCAGGGCTCCCAAGATAAGCCATAATTATCTCACTCTTTCCTTCGACCCTATAGAGGGACCATACAGTGAACAAGAATCACAGAACCTTCATGATGAAGTCGACCGCGTGTATGGTGATGAGTTGATTGACTCCAAAAAATACCTTCTCTTCTTACTGTGCGAAGTCTTTGGAGCTAGGCCTCAACAGATAATTGACTTAAAAATTCAAGACTTTCTGGTAAAATCAAGAGGTGAAGGAGTGGAGTACAGCCTGAACATTCCACGAGCGAAAGGAAAGAATAGACCTCGGCGATCAGAGTTCACTGAACGTCCTCTCACTCCTGACTTCGCTCATATAATCGAAAACTGGGTAGACCAAGTAAAAGATGAGTTCAGGGCACTGGATGATAATACTCGCTATAATCTTCAAGAACTCCCTTTTTTTCCGTTTTGGAAACGATCTAAAGGCGTCGAGCCTGGATTTGAATATCATTCGACATACGGTTCATTGAATGGCCATTTGAAAGCGGTGCAGAAAAAAATTGATGTCATTTCTGAAAGGACAGGGGGAAAGCTAAATGTCACGTTCTATCGCTCAAGACGAACTCTTGGCACACGCATGGGGGCAAATGGTGCCAGCGAAAATGAAATCGCTATCGTGCTAGATCATTCCAACACAAATTCCTGCAAACACTACATCCAGCCTGGCCACGAGCTATACTGGCTCATGGACAAAGAGCTGTCCCCCTATATTGATCCACTTGTGCAAGCCTTTAAAGGAGAGGTGGTAGAAAGGAAAAACATATTTGGGACCAATCAAACTTATCAAGAAGTTCGCGCAGACGACCCAAGAAGTGGGGAGTGTGGGCTATGCGTCCGACCTTCTGGCTGTGCCATTTATGGAGAAAATGATGACCCTGAAACTCTTTTAACTGGCTTACCTTTTTCTTGCTATCGTTGTTGGAACTTTAAAGCGTTTGACGACCTAGATATTCACGAAGAGCACCTGGCAATCATGAAGAAAGAGCGCGACTTGCACTTGCGAGGTTACAAGCAAAATGGGCCTGCTACACAGCCGCTCATTGCGATGCAGTTTGATGTTGTTATCAGGGCCATTGAAGAGGTCCTTTCAAAGATTCTTGAAAATGATATCTCTACGTTCGATTTTGGCGGGGCCGCATATAATGCCTAA
- a CDS encoding AAA family ATPase, which produces MQIKVKRIVSQKAFGIIFAGEALTGKQVGDQILVKAIASRIVGVPSLGETWEISGGIKRTRWGDQVEAEYAYRIKPTGELLIHFLSNNCPGVGLTRAKRLWDKWGNGLAEALSNGNIEEIAQVIAPNRPLLSVRLASLVCREWKRQEAESNLAAWFQSHGIDSPRLLQLCSTTFGTNAVGRLRSNPWCLSSMMDWEQCDTLGLKVLAEIGSAAPYASNKRLLGAVDSAVRDILTSGSTSIGLFGLEELLKNKLDDSKLVYDAVRLGLEYGAILHSDKKWMPPGSAYMERSVIGALRQLQDDGQLKADEQNIRDILTKLSAGHINPDEKQIQAMLHILRSPLSCLVGGAGTGKTTILRYVVRLWHRLGGNVLMATLSGKAALKLSQSTGLLAKTLTRTLAELEEENGKDYDLAEINERTLVVIDEASMVDLVTFHALMKHMKRGSRLLLSGDPAQLPPIGFGLVFHRLVEDESITVTLSKIYRQTADSGIPLVAKALRERRMPSVSQYQGRGEGVSFIPASLESISTIIEQVVDDFGGFEDLMIVTAINRGPAGVDQLNRLFHNRYMQQTHLPELKGSLGQHFCPGEPVIHLKNDYQRTIFNGSLGTVLDVDRDEHNLTANLDGKVVSFDADQLIDLSLAYAITCHKCQGSQVKRVIVPVYQTRLLDPSWLYTAITRAEMQVVLVGDEKEIEKALEREFAADCRGVGFRWYNEQNADYPIQTQA; this is translated from the coding sequence GTGCAGATTAAAGTCAAGCGCATAGTCAGCCAAAAGGCTTTCGGTATAATCTTTGCTGGAGAAGCCCTCACTGGCAAACAGGTCGGCGATCAAATCCTGGTCAAAGCCATTGCTTCGCGCATTGTGGGCGTGCCCTCCTTGGGGGAAACATGGGAAATCTCTGGGGGCATTAAAAGGACTAGATGGGGTGACCAGGTGGAGGCTGAATATGCTTACCGCATAAAGCCTACAGGTGAACTCCTAATACATTTCCTGTCTAATAATTGCCCCGGCGTAGGGCTAACCAGAGCCAAACGTTTATGGGACAAATGGGGCAATGGTCTGGCTGAAGCGCTGTCCAATGGAAACATCGAAGAGATAGCTCAAGTCATTGCGCCTAATCGCCCACTTCTCTCTGTTCGGCTTGCTTCTCTAGTCTGCCGTGAATGGAAACGGCAGGAAGCTGAATCCAATTTAGCTGCATGGTTTCAATCTCATGGGATTGACTCCCCAAGGCTGCTCCAATTGTGTTCAACAACATTCGGAACAAATGCTGTGGGTCGGCTCCGTAGCAACCCATGGTGCCTGTCCTCAATGATGGATTGGGAACAATGCGATACACTCGGCCTCAAAGTTCTAGCTGAGATCGGATCGGCTGCACCTTACGCTTCAAACAAACGACTCCTTGGAGCCGTTGATTCTGCAGTTAGAGACATTTTAACGTCCGGCTCTACCTCCATCGGCCTATTCGGCCTGGAGGAACTCCTGAAAAACAAGCTGGACGATTCTAAGTTAGTGTATGACGCCGTGCGGCTTGGTCTTGAATATGGTGCAATTCTCCATAGCGACAAGAAGTGGATGCCGCCTGGATCGGCTTACATGGAAAGGTCGGTAATTGGTGCTTTGCGACAGCTTCAAGACGATGGCCAACTCAAAGCCGATGAGCAAAACATCAGAGATATACTAACAAAGCTAAGTGCTGGTCATATCAATCCCGATGAGAAACAAATTCAGGCCATGCTTCACATTCTTCGTTCGCCTTTGTCCTGCTTGGTGGGCGGTGCCGGAACTGGCAAGACAACAATTCTGCGATACGTAGTGCGACTCTGGCACCGGTTGGGTGGAAACGTCCTCATGGCAACCCTTTCGGGAAAAGCTGCATTGAAGCTGAGTCAAAGCACTGGTCTGTTGGCAAAGACGTTAACCCGCACCTTGGCCGAACTCGAAGAAGAGAACGGAAAAGACTACGACCTAGCAGAAATCAACGAAAGGACACTGGTTGTTATTGATGAGGCCAGCATGGTTGATTTGGTAACTTTTCATGCGCTGATGAAGCACATGAAAAGAGGTTCAAGATTGCTTCTGTCTGGCGATCCTGCGCAACTCCCACCAATTGGCTTCGGTCTTGTCTTCCATCGGCTCGTTGAGGATGAATCCATCACCGTCACCTTGAGCAAAATTTATCGGCAGACCGCAGACAGCGGTATTCCCTTGGTGGCAAAGGCTCTGCGCGAAAGGCGTATGCCTTCTGTCTCTCAGTACCAAGGCAGGGGCGAAGGTGTTTCCTTCATCCCGGCTTCGCTGGAATCAATCTCGACAATCATTGAGCAGGTCGTGGACGACTTCGGCGGCTTTGAGGACCTGATGATCGTCACCGCAATCAATCGTGGCCCGGCTGGTGTGGATCAGCTCAACCGCCTGTTCCATAACAGGTATATGCAGCAAACCCATTTGCCCGAACTCAAGGGCAGCTTGGGCCAACACTTCTGCCCTGGAGAGCCGGTGATCCATCTCAAGAACGACTATCAGCGAACTATCTTCAACGGCAGCTTGGGCACGGTTCTGGACGTGGATCGTGACGAACACAACCTCACGGCAAACCTTGATGGCAAAGTTGTCAGCTTTGACGCGGACCAACTGATCGACCTTTCACTGGCTTATGCCATCACTTGCCACAAGTGCCAGGGCAGCCAAGTTAAGCGAGTTATTGTCCCGGTTTACCAAACCAGATTGCTTGACCCTTCATGGCTATACACGGCCATCACAAGAGCCGAAATGCAGGTTGTATTGGTCGGAGACGAAAAAGAGATCGAAAAAGCCTTAGAACGGGAATTCGCGGCTGATTGTCGCGGTGTAGGATTTAGGTGGTATAATGAGCAAAACGCAGATTATCCAATTCAAACCCAAGCGTGA
- a CDS encoding S24 family peptidase has product MPKKKRQCDEAQLKWFEEALERIKKATGARTQVQLAEVLDVRQSSISDAKRRCSIPADWFLKLYRSHGLDPDWLSEGVEPVYINDAKAKIPADTLLKETPAPYGKMNSRSRVVPVSTMAGANKEAAAWEPKSVEELSVPESFCRPKLQVVKNDSASMAPVIGRGAFVGIDCNQKEHPDGDLCAVYFPHQGLTIRRVFMQGDTFLLKAENGQYSDLTIPAAEMTERTVGRVIWVLQNLSPM; this is encoded by the coding sequence ATGCCCAAAAAGAAAAGACAATGCGATGAAGCTCAGTTGAAATGGTTTGAGGAAGCGCTCGAACGCATCAAGAAGGCCACTGGCGCGCGCACCCAGGTGCAGCTTGCCGAAGTCCTTGATGTCCGCCAATCCAGCATCTCCGACGCCAAACGCCGGTGTTCCATTCCGGCAGACTGGTTCCTCAAGCTCTACCGCAGCCACGGCCTCGACCCGGACTGGCTGTCCGAAGGCGTCGAGCCTGTCTACATCAACGACGCAAAGGCCAAGATTCCGGCAGACACCCTGCTCAAGGAAACCCCGGCTCCCTATGGCAAGATGAACTCCCGCAGCCGCGTGGTCCCCGTGTCCACCATGGCTGGCGCGAACAAGGAAGCAGCCGCATGGGAACCCAAGTCCGTTGAGGAACTGTCCGTGCCCGAATCCTTCTGCCGCCCGAAGCTTCAGGTCGTGAAAAACGACTCCGCAAGCATGGCCCCGGTCATCGGCCGCGGAGCATTCGTCGGCATCGACTGCAATCAGAAGGAACATCCCGACGGCGATCTGTGTGCCGTGTACTTCCCGCACCAGGGACTGACCATCCGCCGCGTATTCATGCAGGGCGACACCTTCCTGCTCAAGGCGGAAAACGGCCAGTACTCCGACCTGACCATCCCGGCCGCCGAAATGACCGAGCGCACCGTGGGCCGCGTCATCTGGGTTCTGCAAAACCTCTCTCCCATGTAG